The Macaca thibetana thibetana isolate TM-01 chromosome 9, ASM2454274v1, whole genome shotgun sequence region CTAAAGAGCAAGCACTTTAATTTCTGGTGTTTGGGGGCCTTGTAGAGCTTAGGATGTTTTCAGCTACATGCACAGAAACCCCACCTCAAATTGGCTTAAACAACAAGGACAGGGATTGACGCCTGTGTCTGGACAATGCAGAGGCTTTGGGACTGACGTCACCAGCAGCTCTGGCGTGGCCTTCTCACCATTGCCTTGCTCTGCAGCTCTGCCAGTTGGCTTCATCCTCATCCTGGCAGCAAGTGGGGAGCAGCCATGTCTGCCTCCCTCTGAGTCACACCTTCCTTTGACGCCATTGGACCAATTTTGGTCACATATTCGAGTCTGCATCCATCACTGATACAGAGGGTGAGTCTTCTTGTCACCATCCATGCCACTTTCCTACTCTACTCAGGCCAGCTTTTGGAGCTGGGCTTGGGGTCGGTTGCTCCCAAGACACATTGGGTATGCTGGGTGAAAATAGATAACCTGGAaaaaagttgggtttttttttgtttccaactGGAAAATCATGCTAGGGAGACAACACACAAAATGCTCATCAGACCCTAAAACTCTTCCTGGTAAAGTAAAAGTAAGGGTGATGGGGAGGCAGATAACGGCAGACCTGGAACAGAGGAGACCAGTTGGACAGTTCTGACACTGTGGATGGCAGTCAGTCACAGGGGTCTTTGAACAAGGTGCAGAGAATTACTAACCTCTCCTGGAGAAGCAGAGGACAGGTCTGAGTGCAGCAGGCTATGAGAGAAGAacataaaaagggaaataaacaaATCCACTTAGGGCTACATAGGAGCAAGGGACGACCTGGGAGGATAACGATCTGAGGGACGCAAATCCTCAGAAGCTGGTGCTAACCCAAATCTTTCCTCCAAGTGGACATCGTGACTTGCGGTACCCAAGACTTTGGTTTCCAGGGTCCTCCAGAAAAGATACTAGGTCTTTGTTCCTTCAGGCAGCCACAGTCCTGTGGGGACGCTGCTGGAAGACACATAGCTATCCTGACACATTGGAGCCCATGGCAGGATCCTTGGGCTGGGGTAGAAGAGGAAGGATGCATCCTCCCCATGGGCTCCAGCGTTTGCTCCATCTGGGCATTCACATCCAATGGTGGGGAGCTTTGACCTCTTCCCAGCCCAGGGCCAGGAGTAGGGTGAATGAGGGGTAATGGGACAGGGTATCTGGAGTAAGAGGAGGAAGGCAAATTGTGAGGAAGTATTGCAGCTCACTTTAGTAATACATGGGGGCTTAACACTAAAACAACCATTTTCAGTGACTTCTGAGTAGGGAGAAACAACTGGGCTCCCAGCCCAGCAGTGTCAGTCTGTTCTGCTTGAGTTGGAAAAGCTCCTTCACACTGTGAACTCATCAGGGCCTGTGCAAATAAAGTTGTGGGAAGGAAAGGCCAAGGGCGGCTTCTATGATCCATAAGAAGACGAGTGATGCAATACAAGATTGTCCTGAAGATATGAACAGGCATTTCCGAAAGAGCTGCCGTGGGAGTGGAGGCATTGAAAGGATGCCAGCCCCATTGGACTTTGGGGAAATGCATTTTATAACATTAGGTATTATTTCCATCATATTTGATTCTAAGATATATTAAAAGATATCACAAAATCAGGAGTTGGTTAGAGTTTAGGAAAATGGGTCCAATTTGTTGTATAAATTGGTCAGTCTTTGGTTGGCAAATTGGCTCACATTCCTTCACATGGATTAATAAATTCCCATTATGGCTATACCaagttttcttcatctgttcatccattgatATTAGATGGTTTCCCCTCTTAACTAATATAAgcaatgctactatgaacattcatgtacaaatttaTACCTAGACATATGCTGTTAATTCTCTTTATACAGCTAGTGGAATTTCTAGACCATAAGGGAGCTCTGTGTAAGCTTCTCAGAAATTTCCAGCCTGTTCTCCACAGAAGCCTCTTTTAACCGTGACCCTGCCCTGGGACTGAGCCATGTGGATCCTGGCATGACACATGTGCAATACAGGCAGACACAGGTACTCATGCCATCCACCTGGACATTCCCATATGGGTGGGCCTGCCCCTGCAGTGGCCCCACTGTGACCCACTCACACCTTGATCTGCTCAAGGGCCTGATTTCATGCCTTTGCTCTCCAGTGACACAGAGAGGGCTCTGGGAGAGATGGGCAGTCAGGAGTCCAGGGCCTCACCCCGGTTCTGCCCCTAATGCCCTGTGACTTTGAGAAAGTCTCCTGGTTCTCTCTGGGTCTCTAATCTTCAGTTTTCCAAGGACTCCCGGCCTGCCTCACCTCTGGGGTGTTGTGAGGCTTCTGCAACGTAATACAGCTGCAAATGCTACAAGTTAACCCGAAGAAAAAGGGCTGCCCCAGTAGGAGATCACGGATTGAGGCCAGCCTGTGATACTTCCCCTGAGTCTGCCTAGcggggaaaggagaaggagcaCCTGGCCATTATATCCCTGTCTAGGTGACCTGGAACCCAGCTGAGAAAGATCAGTGTTGATTAGCATCTAGCCACACCTCACCCCTCCCTCTCTAGACCACCCAGGTGATCCTGCAGCACCCTCAGATCCTACAGCTTGGCCAATCTTGGCTCCAGAtgggagggagaagatcagatTTCATGGGTGTTTCTCCATAACCCCAAGCCAGTAGAGCTGAGCTCACTCCTGAGGTTGGTGCCAGGCCCTACTGAGGATGAGGCTGTCCAGAGCCTTCGCCTGGTCGCTGCTGTGCAGTATAGGTAACTCATGGCCCCAGGCCCTTTCTCCTGGACCTCACACTGTTTTTAACTGCAGagattttttaatttgcttattgccaaggaagaagctCATGGCTGATTAGCTGAAAGATACTCTCTTCCATACAAAATGTTTCACTTAGTGCTGGTGGAGGAAGAGACAAATAGGAAAATATCTATGTCATTGTGCTGATGCCATcgtgatttttaaacatttctgggTTCCTGAGCTCCCTGTTTTGATGTGTTCTGTGACCCTCCTTCCTGCCTTAATCAATGTATGCTGGTTCTGCAGGCCTCACCCAGAAGCATCTGAGAGAATCAGACATggtcttgctttggaggctttcCAGGTGGTCTGACGGCAGACAATGTCTTGGTGAGGGTGCCCTGCATGGAATGTGTCTGGGGACTTCCGAGGGGGTAACTGTGGCCCTCGGGGGAGCTCACAGCAGGAGGGAGCTCTGCATCTGCCCAGTGAGTTGTCACATGGCTGCTGCAGCAACTTCAGGAGGAGCAATAACCAGCAGCTCTCACCGCTGGCTGGGAATGCCTGGAAGAGGGGGATTCACTTGCCCTCTAGAGGACTGAGCCCTGGGAATTGTGTCAAATGCATGAGGACTGGCCAACTGATTTTGAATGCaggcaggaaaggaagagggCATAGGTTTCCTCAGGGAGAgctctttgtgtctatgtgtctcTTCCCCTGGCTCTCTGGTTCTCTCATTCTCCCCACCTTCTTTTTTTcgttgtttttgagagggagtctcgctctgtcacccaggctggagtgcagtggctggatctcagctcactgcaagctccgcctcccgggttcacgccattctcctgcctcagcctcccgagtagctgggaccacaggcgcccgccacctcgcccggctagtttttttgtattttttagtagagacggggtttcaccgtgttagccgggatggtctctcgatctcctgacctcgtgatccgcccgtctcggcctcccagttTCTTtgtgcctcctcttcctctcccccttccttcctgacCTCCTTGTTTCCTACTCTCCtcactttcttctcctctcttgcCCTCGCCCAGTGTCTCCtcgcttcctcctcctctcttgccCTCGCCCAGTCTCTCCTcgcttcctcctcttctcttgcCCTCGCCCAGTCTCTCCtcgcttcctcctcctctcttgccCTCGCCCAGTCTCTCCtcgcttcctcctcctctcttgccCTCGCCCAGTCCTTTCCAATCTTCCCATTTCTCCTGCGCTGCTCTGCTTAGCTGACTGCACAGTCTCGTCGGGGCGGCCCCGTCACCAGGTGCTCTCCTCCGCTGCCAGGATTTCAGCCTTGCTGTAGGCCCCAGCTCTGCGTGGCCACCTCTGGCTAAAGCTTCGGTTGCCCATCTACATTTCCAACTCAGATACCAGCTTACGGCTTCTGTTTAAATTGGGGCTACAGTGAGGCCTTAGGGTCACTGGTCATAGGAACCCTGAGAGCTTGGTGGAAAAACTTAATATGCTTGACATTTGGTTTCCTTGTCCTTGGTGAAGTCAGGAGACACAAAGACAACTTGATGAAAAAGAGGCAGAGGCGCTGAGCTTAAACGCAGAAACTAATGAGTGCTGCGTGGGCTTGGCCAAGTCACCCAACCTCTCCTAACTTCAGCTGTAGAATTGGGGTGCCTCAACAGGGCTGTTGTTAGGAGTTAGTGAAGCAGAAGATTCCATTCAAGCAAATTTAGAAAAGTTCATTACTAAAGCTCCCTGGAGTGATCATTAGCCTCACAGCCTGAGAGATTGTGTAGTTAGTTATTGTTAAGGGGTGGCTTCTTCCCCATGCCTCAAGGCCTTTGCCTAAGAATCTAGATGAAAAGAATTTAAGGTAGATGTGGTGACAGTACAGAAATGTCACTCACAGGCATGTTCAGGATTTGCACTTGAGGTCTGCTTTCTGGGGAATCATGATTTATTTCTTCCAGAACCAACTTGGCAGAAGCCCCAACTGTAGGCAGACTCTTCTTTGCACCCACAAAGGACCAATATAGTCTCAGGCCCAGGAAGGACAGCTAAGATGTCCTGGTTGACTTTCTTGTCAGAATAGGTTCTGTAGCATTATGAGGATGGCTAATTTACTCAGTAAATAAACATCATGTAATTTGGAAAATGAAGCAACTGTCTTGAAAGCGTTAGAGTGACAGATCAGGTGTGTCCCAGACTACCCTGTGCTGGGCATTGGGCCATGGGGTCATACACCCAGCTTCATCCTGTAAGGTAGTTAAAATCAAGATGCCCATTGTATAGATGAAtgactgaggcttagagagagtAAAAATTTTGTCCAAAGCCATTCAGCTGTAGGCTGCTAGGGACAGTTAACCAGGGCCTTCTCATTCTGAACCCGTGCGCCTGCCTGCTAGATCATAGCCTGACAATGAGCCCAGTGTCATGCACACTGTGGGGTGTATGAGATTGCATGCAGGGCTGGCTTGGATCCAGGTATTTAACTCCGGTCCCTGAATAGTGAAATTTCCATAAATAAACATGGCTCACTTCTACTCACTTAAAAATTTTAGTCAAcagatttatttcaaaatcaaattaatCACTGGTTTTGTTATAGAATTTAAAAGAAGAAGTGTTTATATCACAGTTAAGGTagctgacttttattttttcccaggaAAGTGGGATGTGAGATCTTTAGCTAAAAGATCAGGAATGTCTCAGGTAATTTAAGACAAGCTGACCACTCTATCGGAGCAGTCATTTCTGACCACGGCTCCGGAGTGAGACAATTGAACTTTAATTGAGTGGAATGGGAAAAACAAGAATGCTCTGAGTGAGCTGGTTTGTGAATTTGTGAGTGCTGAGAgccattccttccttccatcctcctctCTGGGTGACCCAGGGCTGTTCCCAGAAATGGGGACAGTGATGccatctcttcttcctgctcAGCGCTGTCCCTTTGCACTCAAGCTCCTTTTCACAGTGTAGtcgttttcctttcttctgctttcacCCATTGGTAAGttcagattttcattttgtttttttcttttgttttgtctttcagcCACAACTGTTACAGCTCCATTTGCCACAGGTAAACGCAGACAAGACTGTTaacctgtttcccttgcctcacACAGACACTGTTTTGGGGTTGAAATCCAAATGGATCAATGAGAAGGGCATGTACCAGGGACAATTCTTGTCCTAAAGGACTTGGTGTTTCTGTACCTGATAATTGGATTCAACCTTTATAATCCCTAattccccctcccaccctctcagTGCTCTCCTTCATGAGCCTCCTCCCAACTTCCCCAACACCTCCAAGCCCCCCGAAGTCTCTTCTGCCCTCCTGTCTGACCAGCCTGCTGGGCAGGGAGAGGAGCTGCCACTCCACAGAGCCTGTGTTCCTGGAGTATGGGAGCCTCCTCTAAACACCTGGAGTCTGGAGATCTGAGGAACTGCTCCATCCTCGGTGTCAGAAACTGCTCCTCCCTCTAACCTGCTTTCTCTAGGCTGCAGTACTTCCCTCTTCCTTCGAGCTTCTCTATGAGGATGCAGGCTAGAGGGAGCAGCAGTTTCTTGTGATGCAGGGTGGCTTGTTGATTGATTGGTGGATTCACCTAGTGCTTAACCAGTTGCTGGGCACAAGCTAAGTGCTTTAGAAACCAGAACACATTTGACCACTCAAGGAAAGTGCTCTTTTCATCCTCAGTCACACTTTCGGAGCCTGAGGCATCATTGAACCTCAAGGAGATGGATTCTCATTTGTTCAGTGATTGGACTACTCATGGGGCAGGAGCATTGCCTATTTGTTATTTGTCCAGCCTGCCCTAAGAAAAGATCTGTAGGGAAATGGAAAGATAGTGTTTGTGCTGATTTTCTGTTCACCAATCGGTCAACACAATTGGTGAGAAAGTTTTAGTAAGCGGAGTTAAGTTCCTCTATTTCCCACTCGTCAtaaaaaattgtactttaaaatgAGTGTGGGTCCCCTAATAAACTCCAAATAGACTAAAACCACAAAACCCACCTTGTTTGTGGAGCCATCAGACTGGGCCATTAAGGTTGAATTTTCTTTCCAAGGATGGGAAGTTGGGAGAATCAGTAACGACACGGGCCCCCAGAATGACACAAGCCAATCCCAGGCCTAGAGCATCCCGGCAGTGCCTGGGCCCTGTTTCTCCTCTTGTAGCACCCAGTGACTGTGGGGGCCACTATACGGATGAATACGGCAGGATCTTCAACTACGTTGGGCCGAAAACTGAATGTGTCTGGATCATCGAGTTGAACCCCGGGGACATAGTCGTGGTGGCCATTCCAGAACTCAAGTGAGTACTGGGGTTGTGAGTTTTCTTTGATGATATTGTTATTTCTAGGAAGGATCCCATCTTGACTTCTTATGGTTCACCCTCCACCCATCCATGACAACCATTTGACACACAATTTGACTGCATTTTCATTTCGTGTTGAAAGCTTTACACTGACTCGTTATTTTCCGAACAAAGTTTATCTTCTTGTCGTGCCTTTCTCATTCTTCACAATTGGCTTCTCTTCTCTGCTCACTTCTCATCACTTCTCTCTGGACCCTGCTATGGGCTGAGCCATTACACTGAGTTTCCTGGACACACCAAAGTCCAGCAGCTCCTTGCATTTGGTCATACctaccctctgcctggaatgcatCCTTCAATCCCTGCCAGACTCATCTGCCCTCTGCAAAGGGT contains the following coding sequences:
- the SPADH gene encoding carbohydrate-binding protein AQN-1-like produces the protein MRLSRAFAWSLLCSIATTVTAPFATAPSDCGGHYTDEYGRIFNYVGPKTECVWIIELNPGDIVVVAIPELKGFVCGKEYVEVLDGPPGSESLGRICEAFSTFYHSSSNIITIKYSREPSHPPTFFEIYYFVDAWSTH